One region of Bombyx mori chromosome 27, ASM3026992v2 genomic DNA includes:
- the LOC134201543 gene encoding fat-like cadherin-related tumor suppressor homolog isoform X1, with amino-acid sequence MRLVVQLNDVNDNRPQFERVDCVGYVPRRVAIGSEIVTLSVIDFDAGDVVSYRIVGGNDDNCFSLDSSTGVVSLACDLNDIRADSRVLNVSATDGTPSLYRKFIVNSVNFDNFIISKTKKIENAKCCNRSIHAYSNDYYYY; translated from the exons ATGAGACTCGTCGTGCAACTCAACGACGTCAACGACAACAGACCGCAGTTCGAGAGGGTGGACTGCGTGGGCTACGTCCCGCGCCGCGTCGCCATCGGCTCGGAAATAGTGACGCTCTCGGTTATTGACTTTGATGCTGGCGACGTGGTTTCTTATCGAATCGTCGGCGGCAATGATGATAATTGCTTCTCGTTGGATTCGAGCACGGGCGTGGTGAGTCTCGCCTGCGATCTGAACGACATCCGAGCCGACTCCCGCGTGCTGAACGTGAGCGCGACAGACGGGACACCTTCGCTGTATAGAAAGTTCATTGTTAATTCCgtaaattttgataattttata ataagtaaaacaaaaaaaatcgaaaatgcAAAATGTTGCAATCGTTCCATTCATGCATACAGTAATGACTATTATTACTATTAG
- the LOC134201543 gene encoding fat-like cadherin-related tumor suppressor homolog isoform X2, whose product MRLVVQLNDVNDNRPQFERVDCVGYVPRRVAIGSEIVTLSVIDFDAGDVVSYRIVGGNDDNCFSLDSSTGVVSLACDLNDIRADSRVLNVSATDGTPSLYRKFIVNSIDIQSFIT is encoded by the exons ATGAGACTCGTCGTGCAACTCAACGACGTCAACGACAACAGACCGCAGTTCGAGAGGGTGGACTGCGTGGGCTACGTCCCGCGCCGCGTCGCCATCGGCTCGGAAATAGTGACGCTCTCGGTTATTGACTTTGATGCTGGCGACGTGGTTTCTTATCGAATCGTCGGCGGCAATGATGATAATTGCTTCTCGTTGGATTCGAGCACGGGCGTGGTGAGTCTCGCCTGCGATCTGAACGACATCCGAGCCGACTCCCGCGTGCTGAACGTGAGCGCGACAGACGGGACACCTTCGCTGTATAGAAAGTTCATTGTTAATTCC attgacattcaatcattcattacataa